The Ziziphus jujuba cultivar Dongzao chromosome 1, ASM3175591v1 genome segment AAACCTTTATCTCTTTTATTGTAtcttatttcttatttattaaaaatatgatgcCGCCTAGTTTAaaatcatgaataaataaataaataaaaataaatttaagtaaaaaaaaaaaatagctgcTATATATTTAAGATAAGAATGAGATTTTATCACCCAATCGGAATGGAAAAAAGGAACGAAAAATTCCCATTCTCTCCCAAATTATGGAGTTAATgctgatcattatttatttttagagatGATTTCAAAAtgcaacacacacacacatatatatatatatatatatatataattattcttttattaggttaatttgatatttttaaattaaaacctataaaattaatcttttaaatttagtttcaaAGATAAATCCAATTCAATTTAACAAAGTTTAGCATATATAATAGTATAAAGTAGACCTGATAAAATATTCGttctacacatatatacatatccaTTAATTCTTAGATCTAGGTAGCCTTAACTTATTAATTTGCTCGCCaccttaatttataaaattaaatgttgATGATGAACCGACACATTTCATTTATAGTTTTCCAACCGACACATTTCATATGTAGTTTTCCAATTAATCTTGTACACTGAAAAAGCCGTACAGAAGGAGTTcattatttttaccaaaaaaaaggagTTCATTATTTCGTTGAGAGGCAAATATGAGAAACGCCATGTGGCCAAACAATGTTATTGTCGGGGATGCAcctatactctctctctctctctctctctctctctctctctttatatatatatatatatatatggtaaacaCTTTTGCTACCGAATCCCGACTCATAAACTTCAATGATTATAACACACTGTAACATGTTGACCGTTAAACTTCAGTTCAATAAGCCAACCCACACATACACATAGATGCTGTGTATTGAGGTGGCATCTATAACTATAATTATAGTGTTTTTCATATTAGCGTGGCTTTCATTATAAAGTGGTGtaagatatatattttcaacagACCAAATATATCTACATAGTTATAGATATGATATCATTCGTGAAGAAACTTTTAAGAGTGACTAAACTGCCAAAGGAGAAGCATGACTTGTGAAAGTTGTGTATATGTTTGGGATGgagtttcacttttttttttttttttttttttccttttccattttAGGATCTTGCATGGTCATAAAACacttattttccaatcaatgaaGGTCTTATTTTGTCTCGAACAAAAATGTTAGTCAAATATCTAACCTCTAATATCAAATGTTTAAGTATTTGTAATTGTTATgttctttttaatttggttttgaatGGATTAGTAAGGTATTTATATTATAAGtaagaagtaaaaaaataagtatgttttataaattaaaagttcCATAATATACATATGGAATTATAAATGGATGGGTCTACATTCAGAGCTGCAAGGACACAACAACCTGTCGTTCTAgccttgtattattattttaaaaccaAAAGCATAAGTGGCAGTAgaagagaccaaaaaaaaaaaaaaaaaatgtcatcgCAGATAAATGGACTAGTAGTCCGATCTAAGCCCAATTGCTAAGACGAGTGGGTCTCATTCAGTATTTGGCCCAAATCTATTGGGGTCATTGTCTATGAAATGGATCAGACCCCAGCTTTGTACTTGAAACTCAAACGATGAtgtgcaaaatcaatattcGAATCAAATCTCAACCTCAACATTTTTTGCACAAAGGAGTAATAATGGCTTAATGCATTTCCTTTTAAGATTTTGTATTTATGTTAGTAATAAAtgatcctaaaacaaaatgGCTCCGGCTgtaaattacaatatattatataacgcCATGGTGGCACCGTTGCAAACAAATGcattacttctttatctttttttactttttgcatGTGGAGACATTTCTTAGATTgttaatgattttgtttttgtcctTGAGCAAAATTGCATAATAATTTGTACAAGTAATTAGAAAACTCCTAAAAAGACAAGTAAACATACGAAAACTTTCATTTTATTGTGGAAGCCAATAAGTGCCCGATAATTTTGAATGTATATCATGTATACACACCACATACAATATgcccatattattattattctcttaaaaaaaaaaaccaaaaaaattccCACTTCACAACACAAAGTGCAAATATTAGTATACATTTTGTTGTTGTCTAGTTCACTCGGCTGCAATCTAGACGAATCTCACCTTTATTCCCAGTGAGAACTCCAACTCTTCCAAGCTTGGTAATGGCAGAAATGAAAGCCTGGTTAAAAGAGGAGGGATTGGATGCGAAAAGGTTCACTGTAGGCTTTGATCTTCCATCGGTGAACAAGATCTGATCAGATGTGAATAGACCCATTCCTTGCTGGAGGTTCCTGAAGTAAGTATTGTCAAATGTTCTTGGTGTGTTGGGGTCCATGTTAATGGCTATTCTGGGGTCCACTCTTAGGGGACACATGTTTCTCAGCTGCAATGCGTATGATGGATTCAGTGTTGGGTCAATGCGGCTTCGTGGGCTGAAGTTGTAGATTCTTTTTGAGAAACGACCACAATGAGAGAATCCAAGTGTATGAGCACCTATATGGAAATCCAAAATTACtttcaaactaaaatatttacgttgtaaatattgttttttatagATTACTTTATGTTTGTAAAATACATCTCTATAGAAAAGATGATACAAAACAAATACACTATTGGCATTTCAGTTTCTAAATAAttacaagcttttttttttttttaatgattttttaaattaatattttaattttaaattctgacACACGCAATATAGATATTGTTTAAAAGttaatttgtttgatttggGACTTTAGCTagtgaaacaaagaaaaaaaaaaaaacatttgcaaCTGTGGTTATTAGTTCATGATGATGATTAGAAATTCAAGATTTGAAGTTTAATAATGCCAAATGTTATATAGTTACATCAGGTGGGGACACCAATTGATTACCCCATATTGTCAAATTTATCAAAcctttcttttaaataattaaattgaataattatataGGAGAAAAGTTGGGAAATAATTAAAAGTACCTGACAAAGCAATCATATCAGTCTGGGTGAGACCATGAGAAGCAAACATGGAATTGAGCTGGTCCAAATTAAACTCAGGATGAGGAAGACGATGTTGTACACTGGCAATTGTTGATATTTTCCCATCTCGCCTCCCCAACTCCACAGGATACGATGGTCCTCCagactatatttatatatttttatataattaggaTGAAAGGTTCAAATCCATGAtcattataaagaaaaataaaatgaaaaattaaaactatatggttgagtttatatatatatatatatatatgtataaatataccaAGACAATGACATCTCTGGTAGCAAGAGCAAGAATATCAGCACATGAAACTCGGTTCCTGCAATTGGGATTGCGATCAACAGCTGCTTTGGCTTTGATTACAGTGTCGAATCCATCTCCGGCAAGAGAAAGGTTATCTGGATGATCCTTCTCTGCCTTACCATTTTGCGAAGCCAGCAGCACTGATGCATCGCATCCCTGATGGAGTACGTATTAGTTACtaacaatatttattaaagATTCACATATAAGTtggaaaaatggaaataaaaatacaaagtttatatatatctatatatatattaatattacaaaCCCGAACAAAGCAATCATGGAAAAAGAGACGCAGagtggccggaacagtgacaaaGGTTTGCTGGAACTTCTGAGTGACAGCGGAGCGGACTATGGATTCAACATTGGGGCAAATGTTACTGTAGAAGTTTGTCCTAAGTTGAGCAGAAGCTGAATTGAACAACAATGAAAGAAGAAGCAGAAAACAAGCAGAGATCAGAATAAATCTGCTGCTGTGAGTTTCTGCCATTATTGTTGCTATAATCTACTTGTTGTTGTGTACTTAATTTCCTTAATTTGACATGCTAGCTAGGTTTTATGGgggcatatttatatatacagattTTGAGAACAAATGGACAGaaattaaccccaaaaaaaaaaaaaaatattatagttgGAAATAAACAAAAGAGTTTCTGTAGCTAGCTAGGCTGGGACACTCTGGCTGCTTGCTaactttatgggtttaatttcaTTTGATGAGAGATGGAGCCAAAAGAGAGCTCAccattgatatattatttcatttaataaataaagttcCCCATATTAAATCAAGAAATTTAAACGACTTTTGTATATGATTGGAGTTCTAGAAGAAACTATGAACCACTAGTGGTCAGTCTCATCACGAGCTGTACATGTTTATACTATAAGTTGTGATAAGTATTACATATTCTAAGATTGTATTATAATTATGTGTGACatgaaacatatttatatatatatatattggatgaaGTTGTGAAAGGGTGCATTGCCACTTCCACACCACATCTTCAACActaagaaaaaggaaatgaagagaaaaaaataaaaataaaaactcatgaTGCACAAAAATAGAATGACTTGCATTATAGGATTAcgacttttagcaaattttaaattaattattattattattattattttttatagatataggaataacatttttttgtattttttttttattaaatttgtatgtaTTATCCCTTGGTAGTGATGCAAAATTCTATTTTGTTCCTTGAAAATAAATCAAGAGGCTGAAGAAGCTCTATTCAGCAAGTAAAAGGGTttacatttgtttttaaatttaaactcaATATAGATTAATTATAGTGTTATTGCAATAATATGTATAAAACCTCATTCCAACTAGCTAAAAAACTTCaatccaaatattaaaaataattatttttacaaaaataacaatagaaaaaagaaaaaaatatctaaaaaaaaaataaagttgtgACGACAGaatgattaaattaatagactttcaaaacttaaaaagctattaattatattaagagttgaaaaataatgaatattttgATTATGCTCTAAAGTCTAAACTAGTACCATTTATGACATCTTAACATTCTAAAGTGCTAATAGGAAGCAACAAATCTTGAAATTTTATAGCCACCCATTTACCATAAATGTTTGTGCTAAAACTTTTTTAAGAATCATTCAAAACAGCCTACCATCTAGCCCACAGAAAATGGCCTACTATCTAGTTTTTTGAACAataagctgttttttttttttttttttgggttaatttggCTGGTAAATATCAACAAATAATACACATGATATTATATTTCCGAATTCAAATCAATCTTTCCATTTAGTACTTACCCGAGTTTAATTAAAGACAAGTTGATTAggaatatatacattatataaaaagaaaaagctggtaaaaaaaaaaactagttgtCACCTTTGATAATCATTTGATAATCATCGTGAATGAACGTTCATATATGACAATTTAATTTGGTTGAATAAGAGTTAGATAGTTGGTTCTTATTCTGTGCTATGTACTGTACACTCACGGCCTACAAGTTGAATCAGTTGCCGTCCAACTTTACAAAAGATGATAAGCTCCAATTGCAATTTAACACAAGGATATGGATCAGAATTTGCccttcacccaaaaaaaaaaaaaaaaaaaacatatttttcaaacatgGATAATGACTTTTTGATCAATAATTCAAGCTGACAAGCAATGGCAACCCGGCCTCTTACGTaacgtctatatatatatattataaaattaaccaGAAATCAAGCTAGCATTATTTCATCACCATAAATGTGCAATGCAAGGCTTCACAATTATATAGATGTGTACACGCAACTTAGATTATAAAATTCACTTATTCAGAAAGTTCCTAATGCTTTACATAAATTggtaattaaattaagaaagCCTATCAGAGTATATATGCAAAGCAATCATTCTTAATTCACATGTTTGCCACAACTGTTgtactaatttttattattattttctttttgttcattatgttatttattttttagaacaaatgtactcttcttcttttttttttttctttttttttttttttttttttttttgtctatttgGGTGTTATTTTAAGTGTAAGATGGGATGTTGACTGAAAAATGTTGAACATGGAGCTAGCTAGCTTACGATTGATAGTAATCTGTAGCACCGAAGTCACAGCCGACCATTATGGAAGAactctaatttttttcccccctaaaaaggtcaatatatttaattaaatatttcggGGAAAAAAAATGGTCAAGGAAACCTAATAAAGCATCTGCCTTTTgtgatataattttaatttttggtttatcAAAAGACAAAATAGTTTTTAGTTTATCAAAAGACAAAATAgtttttagtttaggaaagataaaaacaaaattttgctttctttttttttttttttttataaattttccagAGGAAAAGgcctaaatatatattgtttattacTTTTTTCCCTAAAAGACAAGGGAAAATGAatgctttcaaaatttaataaaagttggGGGGTAAAAACACtattaatttaaagaataatgCTAGAATAGGGGTGACCACAAATTGAATTGGatcaactaaaataaaattaaaccaaagctatatattatatataattttttattattttaataatattaatttcaaattattaaaaaaataataatattgttaaaaaaattaaaaaacaataaccGAATCGAATTGgtttattttgatttggttatattttggtttattcagtttaaaaaaattacaaaaaacaaatgaaTCGAACT includes the following:
- the LOC107403660 gene encoding peroxidase 16, producing MAETHSSRFILISACFLLLLSLLFNSASAQLRTNFYSNICPNVESIVRSAVTQKFQQTFVTVPATLRLFFHDCFVRGCDASVLLASQNGKAEKDHPDNLSLAGDGFDTVIKAKAAVDRNPNCRNRVSCADILALATRDVIVLSGGPSYPVELGRRDGKISTIASVQHRLPHPEFNLDQLNSMFASHGLTQTDMIALSGAHTLGFSHCGRFSKRIYNFSPRSRIDPTLNPSYALQLRNMCPLRVDPRIAINMDPNTPRTFDNTYFRNLQQGMGLFTSDQILFTDGRSKPTVNLFASNPSSFNQAFISAITKLGRVGVLTGNKGEIRLDCSRVN